In Macrobrachium nipponense isolate FS-2020 chromosome 15, ASM1510439v2, whole genome shotgun sequence, a single genomic region encodes these proteins:
- the LOC135194893 gene encoding protease inhibitor 2-like isoform X1, with amino-acid sequence MKKIQTANMVKMGLLPAVVFVSLFAIFSASEASAGKIDPVCIDRICTLELFPICGSDGSTYNNFCQFNLEKRCSNPKLTIRCHGECNQCGYQ; translated from the exons atgaaaaag ATTCAGACGGCAAATATGGTGAAAATGGGATTATTGCCAGCTGTGGTTTTCGTCTCTCTGTTTGCCATATTCAGCGCATCAGAGGCTAGTGCTGGCAAAATTGATCCAG TTTGCATCGATCGAATCTGCACTCTTGAACTCTTCCCCATTTGTGGCAGTGATGGAAGCACGTACAACAACTTCTGCCAATTCAACCTTGAGAAGAGGTGCAGCAATCCTAAGCTTACTATTCGATGCCATGGCGAATGCAACCAGT GTGGATATCAGTGA
- the LOC135194893 gene encoding protease inhibitor 2-like isoform X2, with amino-acid sequence MVKMGLLPAVVFVSLFAIFSASEASAGKIDPVCIDRICTLELFPICGSDGSTYNNFCQFNLEKRCSNPKLTIRCHGECNQCGYQ; translated from the exons ATGGTGAAAATGGGATTATTGCCAGCTGTGGTTTTCGTCTCTCTGTTTGCCATATTCAGCGCATCAGAGGCTAGTGCTGGCAAAATTGATCCAG TTTGCATCGATCGAATCTGCACTCTTGAACTCTTCCCCATTTGTGGCAGTGATGGAAGCACGTACAACAACTTCTGCCAATTCAACCTTGAGAAGAGGTGCAGCAATCCTAAGCTTACTATTCGATGCCATGGCGAATGCAACCAGT GTGGATATCAGTGA